A stretch of Dryobates pubescens isolate bDryPub1 chromosome 24, bDryPub1.pri, whole genome shotgun sequence DNA encodes these proteins:
- the LOC104297142 gene encoding cytochrome c oxidase assembly protein COX18, mitochondrial produces the protein MWRLARARRWAPPAAAAPRAAASGGPGAWYENVARSAPVHWAEEAFLSLQAAGELPWWAAIACGAALLRTAVTLPLAAHQGRLLAKLENLQPEIKSLAQRLRYEVSVRGKQTGWSEKAARLHFQRNLRRLITELYVRDNCHPFKATLLPWVQVPMWLCVSLALRNCSVGAAGPEVKEQLSAGGTLWFPDLTAPDSTWILPVSLGLVNLLLVEIFASQKMEASRLQKLATHFFRVVSVVMIPVAATVPSSMALYWLSSSLVGLSHNLLLRSPPVRRLCLIPRTKSESDTPYRDLLAAWAAKYSFRR, from the exons ATGTGGCGGCTGGCGCGCGCGCGGCGCTGGGCGCCTCCCGCCGCGGCGGCCCCGCGGGCGGCGGCGAGCGGCGGCCCCGGCGCCTGGTACGAGAATGTGGCGCGATCGGCGCCGGTGCACTGGGCCGAGGAGGCTTTCCTGTCGCTGCAGGCGGCCGGCGAGCTGCCGTGGTGGGCCGCCATCGCCTGCGGCGCCGCCCTGCTCCGCACCGCTGTCACCCTGCCCCTGGCCGCGCACCAGGGCCGCCTCCTGGCCAAG CTGGAAAACCTGCAGCCGGAGATCAAAAGCCTGGCTCAGCGGCTCCGCTACGAAGTGTCTGTCCGTGGGAAGCAGACGGGTTGGTCTGAGAAAGCGGCCAG GCTGCACTTCCAGAGGAACCTGCGGAGGCTGATCACGGAGCTGTACGTCCGAGACAACTGCCACCCCTTCAAGGCcactctgctgccctgggtgcaggTCCCCATGTGGCTTTGTGTGTCCCTGGCTCTGCGCAACTGCAGCGTCGGCGCCGCCGGCCCGGAAG TGAAAGAACAGCTTTCAGCTGGTGGAACCTTGTGGTTCCCAGACCTCACAGCACCAGATTCCACCTGGATTTTGCCAGTTTCTCTTGGGCTGGTGAATTTGCTGCTAGTGGAG ATCTTTGCTTCACAGAAGATGGAGGCTTCCAGGCTGCAGAAGCTTGCTACCCATTTCTTCCGAGTGGTGTCAGTGGTGATGATCCCTGTGGCTGCCACAGTCCCCTCT TCCATGGCCTTgtactggctgagctccagcctggtgGGGCTCTCGCACAACCTCCTGCTGCGCTCTCCGCCCGTCCGCCGGCTCTGCCTCATCCCAAGGACCAAGTCCGAGTCTGACACCCCCTACAgggacctcctggctgcctgggctgccaaGTACAGCTTCAGGAGATGA